In the genome of Telluria beijingensis, one region contains:
- a CDS encoding MFS transporter, whose amino-acid sequence MNQQVIDLAPAQTVVGKYRWTICALLFFATTINYLDRQVLSLLAPMLSAEFGWSNTDYANIAATFQFVYAISMLFAGRVIDRMGTKRAYVLAIVVWSIGAIAHAYAIWLGEAVNTVFSAIGLAVVPVSIAGFMIGRAVLAIGEAGNFPAAIKATAEYFPKRERSFATGIFNSGANVGAILAPLTVPVIAEVWGWQMAFIVIGAIGFLWMGVWIWLYDVPERSPRVGAAELAYINSDAGVSPAAVDNTQVARSSWFKLLGYRQTWAFVAGKFLTDGVWWFFLFWLPKYMSAQYGMSATAMILPLAVLYSMTMVGSIGGGWLPTYFLNRGADIYHGRMRAMLLIALFPLVVLLAQPLGYLGFWIPVILIGIGASAHQAWSANLFTTVSDMFPKHSVGSVVGIGGMAGGLGGVLLTKLGGWLFDYYGALGQLSTGYMIMFSICALAYLVAWCVMKALVPQHREIKDL is encoded by the coding sequence ATGAATCAGCAAGTCATCGACCTCGCACCGGCACAAACGGTGGTGGGCAAGTATCGCTGGACGATTTGCGCACTGTTGTTCTTCGCCACCACCATCAACTACCTGGACCGCCAGGTCCTCAGCCTGCTCGCGCCGATGTTGTCCGCCGAATTCGGCTGGTCCAACACCGACTACGCGAACATCGCGGCCACCTTCCAGTTCGTCTACGCCATCTCGATGCTGTTTGCCGGCCGCGTGATCGACCGCATGGGCACCAAGCGCGCCTACGTGCTGGCGATCGTGGTCTGGTCGATCGGCGCCATCGCCCACGCCTACGCGATCTGGCTCGGCGAAGCCGTCAACACCGTGTTCAGTGCGATCGGCCTGGCCGTGGTGCCGGTCTCGATCGCCGGCTTCATGATCGGCCGCGCGGTGCTCGCCATCGGCGAGGCCGGCAACTTCCCGGCCGCGATCAAGGCCACCGCCGAATACTTCCCCAAGCGCGAGCGTTCGTTCGCGACCGGCATTTTCAATTCCGGCGCCAACGTCGGCGCCATCCTGGCGCCGCTGACGGTGCCGGTGATCGCCGAGGTATGGGGCTGGCAGATGGCCTTCATCGTGATCGGCGCGATCGGCTTCCTGTGGATGGGCGTCTGGATCTGGCTGTACGACGTGCCGGAGCGCTCGCCACGCGTGGGCGCCGCCGAACTGGCGTACATCAACAGCGACGCCGGCGTCTCGCCCGCCGCGGTCGACAACACGCAGGTGGCCAGGAGCTCGTGGTTCAAGCTGCTGGGCTACCGCCAGACCTGGGCCTTCGTCGCCGGTAAATTCCTGACCGACGGCGTATGGTGGTTCTTCCTGTTCTGGCTACCGAAATACATGTCGGCGCAATACGGCATGTCGGCCACGGCGATGATCCTGCCGCTCGCGGTCCTGTACAGCATGACGATGGTGGGCAGCATCGGCGGCGGCTGGCTGCCGACCTACTTCCTGAACCGCGGCGCCGACATCTATCATGGCCGCATGCGCGCCATGCTCTTGATTGCCCTGTTCCCACTGGTGGTGCTGCTGGCGCAGCCGCTGGGCTACCTCGGCTTCTGGATTCCCGTGATCCTGATCGGCATCGGCGCCTCGGCCCACCAGGCCTGGTCGGCCAACCTGTTCACGACGGTGTCGGACATGTTCCCGAAACACAGCGTCGGCTCGGTGGTCGGCATCGGCGGCATGGCCGGTGGCCTGGGCGGCGTGCTGCTGACCAAGCTCGGTGGCTGGCTGTTCGACTACTATGGCGCGCTGGGCCAGCTGTCGACCGGGTACATGATCATGTTCTCGATCTGCGCCTTGGCCTACCTGGTGGCCTGGTGCGTGATGAAGGCACTGGTGCCGCAACACCGCGAAATCAAGGACCTGTAA
- a CDS encoding SMP-30/gluconolactonase/LRE family protein — translation MEIVAGVHCATGESPMWHAGEQAWYWVDIPARRVWRLDHASGELRRWLAPEMVACIAAHGGGGLIAGMETGIFHLDLKDDGTVVARRLDAPPAAELGEGMRFNDGRCDRQGRFWSGTMFMDMGAARAVGGLYRYSSREGLHGPVVSNMLTQNGLAWSPDGKTMYLSDSHPQRRMVWAYDYDIDAGLPHGERVFLDLNGQKGRPDGAAVDADGCYWTCANDGGVVQRYTPAGKLDRELELPMAKPSMCAFGGPDLDLLLVTSIDPGAGGDAGAVVLLRPGVKGVAETPFG, via the coding sequence ATGGAAATCGTCGCCGGCGTGCATTGCGCGACCGGTGAGAGCCCGATGTGGCACGCGGGGGAGCAGGCCTGGTACTGGGTCGACATTCCCGCGCGCCGCGTCTGGCGGCTGGACCACGCCAGCGGCGAACTGCGCCGCTGGCTGGCGCCGGAGATGGTGGCCTGCATCGCCGCCCACGGTGGCGGTGGATTGATCGCCGGGATGGAAACCGGCATCTTCCACCTCGACCTGAAAGACGACGGCACAGTTGTCGCGCGCCGCCTCGATGCGCCGCCGGCCGCCGAACTGGGCGAGGGCATGCGGTTCAACGACGGCCGCTGCGACCGCCAGGGGCGTTTCTGGAGCGGCACCATGTTCATGGACATGGGCGCGGCGCGCGCGGTCGGCGGGCTGTATCGCTATTCGTCCAGGGAGGGCCTGCACGGGCCGGTGGTGTCGAACATGCTGACCCAGAACGGGCTGGCCTGGTCGCCCGATGGGAAGACGATGTACCTGTCCGATTCCCATCCGCAGCGGCGCATGGTGTGGGCGTATGACTACGACATCGACGCCGGGCTGCCGCATGGGGAGCGCGTGTTCCTCGACCTGAATGGGCAGAAGGGCCGGCCGGATGGGGCGGCGGTCGATGCCGACGGTTGCTACTGGACCTGCGCCAACGATGGCGGCGTGGTGCAGCGGTATACGCCGGCGGGCAAGCTCGATCGCGAGCTGGAGCTGCCGATGGCCAAGCCGTCGATGTGCGCCTTCGGCGGGCCGGATCTCGACTTGCTGCTGGTGACGTCGATCGATCCGGGGGCCGGGGGCGATGCCGGCGCGGTGGTGTTGCTGCGGCCGGGTGTCAAGGGCGTGGCGGAGACGCCGTTCGGGTAG
- a CDS encoding DUF4380 domain-containing protein, which yields PVARPVCALPGRALLCYAGTPNDQQAPAYMPRSSQSRLALGLACAFTCIPIAAFDQLPAHCFDNGVVQARISEVAGGRLLSFSLSGKPNFLLIDEDAGDPALPPDATSGYIRYQGHEIWIGPQREWWVHQDLNPARAAAKATWPPDPWLSLAKYTLVDKRRDEIALDSPASPVSGMQLRKRYALVADKPNSLRLDAEATNRSGKVAGRDIWFNTRVPAHTMAYVPVAAEEDIRIEPAGALRYTLEGGLMSLDLPASGQAARKGKLFVQPSKGWLAAFRDGQALVIRFAHQPRSAIHPAQGQVELYQDVDAEAPGKGMLELEVHAPYVELAPEQTMKASESWTILPYDGPATREAHLAFLRRHAAQLEYPTRTASPPRP from the coding sequence ACCGGTCGCGCGGCCTGTTTGTGCTCTGCCAGGCCGCGCCCTCCTCTGCTATGCTGGAACTCCCAACGACCAGCAAGCGCCTGCCTACATGCCACGTTCGTCCCAGTCTCGCCTCGCCCTCGGCCTGGCCTGCGCCTTCACCTGCATCCCCATCGCCGCATTCGACCAGCTTCCCGCACATTGTTTCGACAATGGCGTCGTCCAGGCGCGGATCTCCGAGGTGGCCGGCGGCCGCCTGCTGTCGTTCTCGCTTAGTGGCAAGCCCAATTTCCTGCTGATCGATGAGGATGCCGGCGATCCCGCCTTGCCGCCGGACGCGACATCGGGCTATATCCGCTATCAAGGCCATGAGATATGGATCGGACCGCAGCGCGAATGGTGGGTGCACCAGGACCTGAATCCGGCACGGGCGGCGGCGAAGGCGACCTGGCCACCGGATCCGTGGCTGAGCCTCGCGAAGTACACGCTGGTCGACAAACGCCGGGATGAGATTGCCCTCGACAGCCCGGCCAGCCCGGTGTCAGGCATGCAGCTGCGCAAGCGCTATGCACTAGTCGCGGACAAGCCGAACAGCCTGCGGTTGGACGCCGAGGCCACCAATCGCAGCGGAAAAGTGGCGGGACGCGATATCTGGTTCAATACGCGGGTGCCGGCGCATACGATGGCGTATGTGCCGGTGGCGGCAGAAGAAGACATTCGCATCGAGCCGGCAGGGGCGCTGCGCTATACATTGGAAGGCGGCCTGATGTCGCTGGACCTGCCTGCGTCGGGGCAGGCCGCGCGCAAGGGCAAGCTGTTCGTCCAACCATCAAAAGGCTGGCTGGCGGCGTTTCGTGACGGCCAGGCGCTGGTGATCCGGTTCGCCCATCAACCGCGCTCGGCGATCCATCCGGCGCAAGGGCAAGTCGAGTTGTATCAGGATGTCGATGCGGAGGCGCCGGGCAAGGGGATGCTGGAACTGGAAGTGCACGCGCCGTATGTCGAACTGGCGCCAGAGCAGACAATGAAGGCGTCGGAGTCGTGGACGATTCTCCCGTACGATGGACCCGCGACCCGCGAGGCCCATCTGGCATTTCTGCGCCGCCACGCGGCGCAGCTGGAATACCCTACCCGAACGGCGTCTCCGCCACGCCCTTGA
- a CDS encoding LysR substrate-binding domain-containing protein, whose protein sequence is MHIDLTDLRLLLAIADAGSLSKAAERFPIALSAASNRLRGFEDDCGIVVFTRSAGGMAPTPAGRFILERAARVLSEVEQLRATVDELRGPQRSTVRLAGTTVAISTFLPAALGVFLADHPEVDLQLEERTSRDVLQAVREREIEIGILDGNVATGDVISLPFRTDRLVLLVPAGHPLAARPATRMRDAFEYSFVCLPAERPMQHFIEARAVQSGRPLKVRVRAPSFDAIAQLVAQDAGIAMLPEAAASRFARELPVGIVMLDDTWANRELRVCFSDPTTLSPHAELLLRYLAHSG, encoded by the coding sequence ATGCATATCGACCTCACCGATCTACGCCTGTTGCTGGCGATTGCCGACGCCGGGAGCCTGAGCAAGGCCGCCGAGCGCTTCCCGATCGCGCTGTCGGCGGCCAGCAACCGCCTGCGCGGCTTCGAGGACGACTGCGGCATTGTCGTCTTCACGCGCTCCGCCGGCGGCATGGCGCCGACGCCGGCCGGGCGCTTCATCCTGGAACGCGCGGCGCGCGTGCTGAGCGAGGTGGAACAGTTGCGCGCCACCGTGGACGAGCTGCGCGGCCCGCAACGCAGCACGGTGCGCCTGGCCGGCACCACGGTGGCGATCAGCACCTTCCTGCCGGCCGCGCTCGGGGTATTCCTGGCGGACCACCCCGAAGTCGACCTCCAGTTAGAAGAGCGCACCAGCCGCGACGTCCTGCAAGCGGTGCGCGAGCGCGAGATCGAGATCGGCATCCTGGACGGCAATGTGGCGACCGGCGACGTGATCTCGCTGCCGTTTCGCACCGACCGCCTGGTGCTGCTGGTGCCGGCCGGCCATCCGCTGGCCGCGCGCCCCGCCACCCGGATGCGCGACGCCTTCGAATACTCCTTCGTCTGCCTGCCGGCCGAGCGCCCGATGCAGCATTTCATCGAGGCGCGCGCGGTCCAGAGCGGCCGCCCGCTCAAGGTGCGGGTGCGGGCGCCGAGCTTCGACGCCATCGCCCAGCTGGTGGCCCAGGATGCGGGCATCGCCATGCTGCCCGAGGCGGCCGCCAGCCGCTTCGCGCGCGAGCTGCCGGTCGGCATCGTGATGCTCGACGATACCTGGGCCAACCGGGAACTTCGGGTGTGCTTTTCCGATCCGACTACTTTGAGCCCGCACGCGGAATTGTTGTTACGTTATCTAGCGCACAGCGGATGA
- a CDS encoding DMT family transporter yields MSPTRSRLQRWSQDGRLYAVLAATGFSMKAVFVKLGYAAAPVDALTLLAMRMGFALPLFLWLAWLARDPDAAPLSPRDGLHIVVLGFLGYYLSSLFDFYGLETITAGLERLILFLYPTLVLVFHACLTRQRPSPRTLQALAICYLGLGVGFVHDLQVTGWSRDVMVGSGWVFASAVTYALYYLGTGALVTRIGSMRLAGLAGSASCLFVLGHYLVAGDPASLADLPPAVWLNGSLMAVVSTALPIYWLALGIQRMGTAQAAAVGNLGPVLTVFASWLLLGEPLSVFQLGGLALVILGVSRLKPKSS; encoded by the coding sequence ATGAGTCCAACCCGGAGTCGATTGCAGCGCTGGTCGCAGGATGGCCGCCTGTATGCGGTGCTGGCCGCCACCGGCTTCAGCATGAAGGCGGTCTTCGTCAAGCTGGGCTATGCGGCGGCGCCGGTCGATGCGCTGACCCTGCTGGCCATGCGCATGGGCTTCGCGCTGCCGCTATTCCTGTGGCTGGCCTGGCTGGCGCGCGATCCCGACGCGGCCCCGCTGTCCCCCAGGGATGGCCTCCATATCGTGGTTCTCGGCTTCCTCGGCTACTACCTGTCGAGCCTGTTCGATTTCTATGGCCTGGAAACCATCACGGCCGGGCTGGAACGCCTGATCCTGTTCCTGTATCCGACCCTGGTGCTGGTGTTTCATGCCTGCCTGACGCGCCAGCGGCCGTCGCCGCGCACCTTGCAGGCGCTGGCGATCTGCTATCTAGGCCTCGGTGTCGGCTTCGTGCATGACCTGCAGGTGACCGGCTGGAGCCGCGACGTGATGGTCGGTTCAGGCTGGGTATTCGCCAGCGCCGTCACCTATGCGCTGTACTACCTCGGCACAGGGGCGCTGGTGACCCGGATCGGCTCCATGCGCCTGGCCGGGCTCGCAGGCAGCGCTTCCTGCCTGTTCGTGCTGGGGCATTACCTGGTGGCCGGCGACCCGGCGTCCTTGGCCGACCTGCCGCCCGCGGTCTGGCTCAACGGCAGCCTGATGGCCGTGGTGTCGACCGCCTTGCCGATCTACTGGCTGGCGCTGGGCATCCAGCGCATGGGGACCGCCCAGGCGGCGGCGGTGGGCAACCTGGGGCCAGTGCTGACCGTGTTTGCCTCCTGGCTGCTGCTGGGCGAGCCGCTGTCGGTGTTCCAGCTGGGTGGCCTCGCACTGGTGATCCTGGGGGTGTCGCGGCTCAAGCCGAAGTCGTCATGA
- a CDS encoding S41 family peptidase, translated as MKTTSTIKPARMRLAVGFCSLYAAAASAAAPPHPWAAMAQSDADFVTHWLERQSITAVYPDQQAFAAQLTAARRVFDAESARVSNYAGYRHALLRFVGSLQDVHLRLNFTLLPATWQWPGFQLVYRGGRYLAVSSQGSAHAGQEVTHCDGKPLADWVNQAATYEQIVPGLESSGNWAAPLVLRDGGSPFIPRPRSCTIGGRDVVLDWQPVAASRFAADRSAATVFRDRVAAATPFGADGAWVRMGFFAPQTQAEGKAFRQLIAEAPALRDKSVLVIDVRGNGGGSYEWFMGFLRALYGKDYADAHARSRLGIAHVMRTTPEILAYFKSDSAAEVDALAPPADGTPFDPDYAKYQHALESGQTVFVSPKNARAVPLPKGSPVNPVKARVLLLTDYNCGSACIVFVDEMKRFPGVEQIGVETGIDSRTGTSFPAPLPSGNGMIEVPVVTRDGRERGDNIPHRPHRLFTGNITDTAAVQAWIRDEILGSTSPPHASP; from the coding sequence ATGAAAACCACCTCCACTATCAAGCCGGCGCGCATGCGGCTGGCTGTCGGCTTTTGCAGCCTGTACGCTGCTGCCGCCTCCGCGGCGGCTCCACCGCATCCCTGGGCAGCGATGGCGCAGTCCGACGCCGACTTTGTCACCCACTGGCTTGAACGCCAGTCCATCACGGCGGTCTACCCTGACCAGCAGGCATTTGCGGCGCAGCTGACCGCGGCCAGGCGTGTGTTCGATGCCGAATCGGCGCGCGTCAGCAACTACGCCGGCTATCGCCACGCGCTCCTGCGTTTCGTCGGCTCGCTGCAGGACGTGCACCTGCGCTTGAATTTCACCTTGCTGCCTGCGACCTGGCAGTGGCCCGGTTTCCAGCTCGTCTATCGCGGCGGACGCTATCTCGCGGTCTCCAGCCAGGGTAGCGCGCACGCCGGTCAGGAGGTGACCCATTGCGACGGGAAGCCGCTGGCCGACTGGGTCAACCAGGCCGCGACCTACGAGCAGATCGTTCCCGGACTGGAGTCGAGCGGGAACTGGGCCGCGCCCCTGGTGCTGCGGGACGGCGGCAGTCCCTTCATCCCGCGACCGCGCAGTTGCACCATCGGCGGCAGGGACGTGGTGCTCGACTGGCAACCGGTAGCGGCCAGCAGATTCGCGGCGGACCGCAGCGCCGCGACCGTGTTCCGCGACCGGGTCGCGGCCGCTACGCCGTTCGGCGCCGACGGGGCCTGGGTACGGATGGGTTTCTTCGCGCCGCAAACGCAGGCCGAGGGCAAGGCCTTCAGGCAGCTGATCGCCGAAGCGCCAGCCTTGCGCGACAAGTCGGTGCTCGTCATCGACGTGCGCGGCAATGGGGGCGGTTCCTACGAATGGTTCATGGGTTTCCTGCGCGCGCTGTATGGCAAGGATTATGCCGACGCCCACGCGCGGTCGCGCCTCGGGATTGCGCACGTCATGCGGACAACGCCCGAGATTCTCGCGTATTTCAAGAGCGATAGCGCGGCCGAGGTCGATGCGCTGGCGCCGCCTGCCGACGGCACGCCGTTCGATCCCGACTATGCGAAGTACCAGCACGCGCTGGAGTCGGGCCAGACGGTATTCGTCAGCCCGAAGAACGCGCGCGCAGTGCCGCTGCCGAAGGGATCGCCGGTCAACCCGGTGAAAGCCAGGGTGCTGCTGCTGACCGACTACAACTGCGGCAGCGCCTGCATCGTGTTCGTCGATGAAATGAAGCGTTTCCCGGGTGTCGAGCAGATCGGCGTCGAGACCGGGATCGATTCGCGCACCGGCACCAGTTTCCCGGCGCCGCTACCGAGCGGGAATGGCATGATCGAGGTTCCCGTCGTGACCCGCGACGGGCGCGAACGCGGCGACAACATCCCGCACCGCCCGCACCGGCTGTTTACCGGGAATATCACCGACACGGCGGCGGTCCAGGCGTGGATCAGGGACGAGATTCTGGGCTCGACGAGTCCACCGCACGCGAGTCCGTGA
- a CDS encoding MOSC domain-containing protein, with amino-acid sequence MIAALSIRPPGAPAPLRVESMRLVEGGAEGDRHLDPLSPRQLLLASSASYAALALPPQALRENLLVENDVERLPSGTVLRIGAEASVLLMFACEACGRLDLHGARLAARVGARRGMLARVLEGGVIHPGDAVRDLGQHFFAWSDDWRQRVAQVLDAVPAGAVIDYAQLARLAGIQSTYCRAFPRLLRALGPDYAQKAIAARSPSSRPRWAGADLFTVTDSRAVDSSSPESRP; translated from the coding sequence GTGATTGCCGCCCTGTCGATCCGGCCACCCGGTGCGCCCGCGCCGCTAAGGGTCGAGAGCATGCGGCTGGTGGAGGGCGGCGCTGAAGGCGACCGCCACCTCGATCCGCTGTCGCCACGCCAGCTGCTGCTGGCCTCCAGCGCCAGCTACGCCGCCCTTGCCCTGCCGCCGCAGGCGCTGCGCGAGAACCTGCTGGTCGAGAATGACGTCGAGCGCCTGCCTTCCGGGACCGTGCTCCGGATCGGGGCCGAGGCAAGCGTGTTGCTGATGTTCGCCTGCGAAGCCTGCGGCCGGCTCGACCTGCATGGCGCGCGGCTGGCGGCGCGGGTCGGCGCGCGGCGCGGAATGCTGGCGCGCGTTCTCGAAGGCGGCGTCATTCACCCCGGCGACGCGGTGCGCGACCTTGGGCAGCACTTCTTCGCCTGGTCCGACGACTGGCGCCAGCGCGTCGCCCAGGTACTCGATGCCGTCCCGGCCGGTGCCGTGATCGACTACGCGCAACTGGCCCGCCTTGCCGGCATCCAGTCGACCTACTGCCGCGCCTTTCCGCGCCTATTGCGCGCGCTGGGGCCCGACTATGCGCAGAAGGCCATCGCGGCGCGCAGCCCTTCTTCGCGACCTCGCTGGGCCGGTGCAGATCTGTTCACTGTCACGGACTCGCGTGCGGTGGACTCGTCGAGCCCAGAATCTCGTCCCTGA
- a CDS encoding M28 family peptidase, giving the protein MRHLVSALSLSVSLALAGCAVQPEAPRAGAHDALTAHISADSLRGHLSFLSSDLLEGRGTPSRGVDLAAEYIAAQFRRAGLEAAGDDGYYQTANWQYARRGENDIAITVTAAGKTVEVPLGGASANFVDPVNVAKTPAVFMQWQQALDDKSAADGKVLVVPAAAIPGAAGVLQSKLQSRPALVVMIDRERRHGRTQGGWLIDPSRPVARSGPPVLLLHAADIAASLEQGGASVAARVVAPTVSPVKLRNVIGVLRGSDPQLKNTYVMLSAHYDHLGIRDGEIFNGANDDGSGTVSVIEIASAMAAQKERPRRSIVFVALFGEELGLLGSRYYAKNPVFPLKDTVMNLNLEQLGRTDDSEGPQVGSATMTGFDYSTVGTTMQRAAERTGIRFWKHPTNSDRYFARSDNQALADAGVPAHTLAVAFGFPDYHGKDDTWDKIDYDNMVRVNRMIAVALRDIADDTAKPAWTDVPNAAKYREAAGKLHAAP; this is encoded by the coding sequence GCGCCACGCGCCGGTGCCCACGATGCGCTCACCGCGCACATCTCGGCCGATTCGCTGCGCGGCCACCTGTCCTTCCTGTCGTCCGACCTGCTCGAAGGCCGTGGCACGCCCTCGCGCGGCGTCGACCTGGCCGCCGAGTACATCGCGGCCCAGTTCCGCCGGGCCGGCCTCGAAGCGGCGGGCGACGACGGCTACTACCAGACCGCCAACTGGCAATACGCCAGGCGCGGCGAGAACGACATCGCCATCACGGTGACAGCCGCCGGCAAGACCGTCGAGGTGCCGCTGGGCGGGGCGTCGGCCAATTTCGTCGATCCGGTGAACGTGGCGAAGACGCCGGCCGTGTTCATGCAGTGGCAGCAGGCACTGGACGACAAGAGCGCGGCCGACGGCAAGGTGCTGGTGGTGCCGGCCGCGGCGATTCCCGGGGCGGCCGGCGTGCTGCAATCGAAGCTGCAGAGCAGGCCGGCGCTGGTCGTGATGATCGACCGCGAGCGCCGCCACGGCCGCACCCAGGGTGGCTGGCTGATCGACCCGAGCCGGCCGGTGGCCAGGAGCGGCCCGCCGGTGCTGCTGCTGCATGCAGCCGACATCGCCGCCAGCCTGGAACAGGGCGGCGCGAGCGTGGCGGCCAGGGTGGTGGCGCCGACGGTCAGCCCGGTCAAGCTGCGCAATGTGATCGGCGTGCTGCGCGGCTCCGACCCTCAGCTCAAGAACACCTACGTCATGCTCAGCGCCCACTACGACCACCTGGGCATCCGCGACGGCGAAATCTTCAATGGCGCCAATGACGACGGCAGCGGCACGGTGTCGGTGATCGAGATCGCGTCTGCGATGGCGGCCCAGAAGGAGCGTCCGCGCCGCAGCATCGTGTTCGTCGCCCTGTTCGGCGAAGAACTGGGCCTGCTCGGCTCGCGCTATTACGCGAAGAATCCGGTGTTCCCGCTGAAGGACACCGTGATGAACCTGAACCTGGAGCAGCTCGGCCGCACCGACGACAGCGAAGGCCCGCAAGTGGGCTCGGCGACCATGACCGGCTTCGATTACTCGACCGTGGGCACCACGATGCAGCGCGCCGCCGAACGCACTGGCATCCGCTTCTGGAAGCACCCGACCAATAGCGACCGTTATTTTGCGCGCAGCGACAACCAGGCCCTGGCCGATGCCGGCGTGCCGGCCCACACCCTGGCGGTCGCCTTCGGCTTTCCCGACTACCACGGCAAGGACGACACCTGGGACAAGATCGACTACGACAATATGGTCCGCGTCAACCGCATGATCGCCGTCGCGCTGCGGGATATCGCCGACGACACCGCCAAGCCGGCATGGACCGACGTGCCGAACGCCGCCAAGTATCGCGAAGCGGCGGGCAAGCTGCATGCCGCGCCCTGA